The Budorcas taxicolor isolate Tak-1 chromosome 5, Takin1.1, whole genome shotgun sequence genome includes a window with the following:
- the SPSB2 gene encoding SPRY domain-containing SOCS box protein 2 produces MGQTALAGGSSGPSTPQALYPDRSRPEGLEELLSAPPPDLGAQRRHGWNPKDCSENIEVKEGGLCFERRPVAQSTDGARGKRGYSRGLHAWEISWPREQRGTHAVVGVATARAPLQADHYAALLGSNSESWGWDIGRGKLYHQSKGTGAPQYPPGPQGEPLEVPERLLVVLDMEEGTLGYAVGGTYLGPAFRGLKGRTLYPAVSAVWGQCQVRINYLGERRAEPHSLLHLSRLSVRHALGDTRLGHVSVLPLPPALKRYLLYQ; encoded by the exons ATGGGCCAGACGGCCTTGGCAGGGGGCAGCAGCGGTCCCTCCACCCCACAGGCCCTGTACCCTGACCGGTCTCGTCCCGAGGGCTTGGAGGAGCTGCTGTCTGCTCCCCCTCCTGACCTGGGGGCCCAGAGGCGCCACGGCTGGAACCCCAAGGACTGCTCGGAGAACATCGAGGTCAAGGAAGGGGGCTTGTGCTTTGAGCGGCGGCCGGTGGCCCAGAGCACTGATGGGGCCCGGGGGAAGAGGGGCTACTCGAGGGGCCTGCACGCCTGGGAGATCAGCTGGCCCCGGGAACAGAGGGGCACCCACGCCGTGGTGGGCGTGGCCACAGCCCGCGCCCCGCTGCAGGCTGACCACTACGCGGCGCTGCTGGGCAGCAACAGCGAGTCGTGGGGCTGGGACATTGGGCGGGGGAAACTGTACCATCAGAGCAAGGGTACTGGGGCCCCCCAGTATCCACCTGGACCTCAGGGTGAGCCGCTGGAGGTGCCAGAGAGGCTGCTGGTGGTACTGGACATGGAGGAGGGAACTCTGGGCTACGCTGTCGGGGGCACCTACCTGGGGCCGGCCTTCCGCGGACTGAAGGGCAGGACCCTCTATCCAGCAGTAAGCGCGGTCTGGGGCCAGTGCCAGGTCCGCATCAACTACCTGGGCGAAAGGAGAG cGGAACCACACTCCCTTCTGCACCTGAGCCGCCTGAGCGTCCGCCACGCCCTGGGGGACACACGGCTAGGCCATGTTTCcgtcctgcccctgccccctgccctgaaGCGCTACCTGCTCTACCAGTGA